The Apium graveolens cultivar Ventura chromosome 6, ASM990537v1, whole genome shotgun sequence genome contains a region encoding:
- the LOC141667549 gene encoding serine/threonine-protein kinase VIK: MSGSEGSSGHSGAGGDATPETKKHNKAKVSRTSLILWHAHHNDESAVRKLLEEDPELVHAIDYDNRTPLHVASLHGWIEVAKCLIEFGADVNSQDRWKNTPLADAEGAKKKSMTELLKSHGGLSFGQSGSHFEPKPVPPPLPKKCDWEIDPSELDFSHSATIGKGSFGEIIKAGWRGTPVAVKRILPSLSDDRLVIQDFRHEVNLLVKLRHPNIVQFLGAVTDRKPLMLITEFLRGGDLHQFLKGKGALSPATAVSFALDIARGMAYLHNEPNVIIHRDLKPRNVLLVNSSADHLKVGDFGLSKLIKVQNSHDVYKLTGETGSYRYMAPEVFKHRRYDKKVDVFSFAMILYEMLEGDPPLSHHEPYEAAKYVAEGHRPMFRAKGFTQELRELTEQCWAADMSKRPSFLDILKRLEKIKETLPSDHHWNIFKHDPAS; the protein is encoded by the exons ATGAGCGGAAGTGAGGGAAGTTCCGGCCACTCAGGCGCCGGCGGCGACGCTACGCCGGAGACGAAGAAGCACAACAAGGCGAAAGTTAGCCGGACGTCGTTGATACTGTGGCACGCTCATCATAACGATGAATCGGCGGTTCGGAAGCTTCTGGAAGAAGATCCGGAGCTAGTTCATGCTATTGATTATGATAATCGAACTCCGCTTCACGTTGCTTCGCTTCACGGTTGGATCGAGGTTGCTAAGTGCTTGATTGAGTTCGGTGCTGATGTTAATTCTCAGGATCGCTGGAAAAATACG CCTCTAGCGGATGCAGAAGGAGCAAAAAAGAAAAGCATGACTGAGTTGTTAAAGTCGCATGGCGGCCTGTCTTTT GGGCAGAGTGGAAGCCATTTTGAACCGAAACCTGTTCCGCCTCCTCTACCCAAAAAGTGTGATTGGGAGATCGATCCTTCTGAGCTGGACTTTTCACATTCAGCTACCATCGGGAAG GGGTCTTTTGGCGAGATCATAAAAGCAGGTTGGCGTGGGACACCTGTAGCTGTCAAGCGTATCCTTCCAAGTCTTTCAGATGATAGATTGGTGAT TCAGGACTTCAGGCATGAGGTAAATTTGCTAGTGAAGCTTCGCCACCCAAATATAGTGCAATTTCTCGGAGCAGTTACGGATAGGAAGCCGCTAATGTTAATTACTGAATTTTTACGAGGG GGTGATCTCCATCAGTTTCTAAAGGGGAAGGGTGCACTTAGTCCAGCAACAGCTGTCAGCTTCGCATTAGACATTGCCAG AGGCATGGCTTATCTTCACAATGAGCCCAATGTCATAATACACAGAGACCTAAAACCAAG AAATGTTCTTCTGGTCAACTCCAGTGCTGACCATTTAAAAGTTGGGGATTTTGGACTAAGCAAGCTTATCAAGGTGCAAAATTCTCATGATGTATACAAATTGACTGGCGAGACTGGAAGTT ACCGGTACATGGCTCCTGAAGTCTTCAAGCATCGTAGATATGATAAGAAGGTTGACGTTTTCTCTTTTGCAATGATACTATACGAG ATGTTAGAAGGCGATCCACCATTATCACACCATGAACCTTACGAAGCAGCCAAATATGTGGCGGAAGGGCACAGGCCTATGTTTAGGGCCAAAGGCTTTACTCAGGAATTAAGAGA GTTGACAGAACAGTGCTGGGCAGCAGATATGAGCAAGAGACCTTCATTCCTGGATATTCTCAAAAGGCTcgaaaaaataaaagaaacttTACCATCAGATCAtcactggaatatcttcaagcATGACCCGGCATCATGA